From the Halomonas sp. MCCC 1A13316 genome, the window TGGAGTCGAAGCCGCGCCCCTCGATGGTCAGGGCGAAGGTGCCCTGCACCTCATTGCAGGCCCGCACGCAGCGCGAGCAGACGATGCACTTGCTGGGGTCGAAACTGAAGTAGGGATTGGAGTCGTCGGTCTCGGCCGCCAGGTGGTTCTCGCCATCGAAGCCGTAGCGCACCTCGCGCAGGCCCACCGCGCCGGCCATGTCCTGCAGTTCGCAGTCGCCATTGGCGGGACAGGTCAGGCAGTCCAGCGGGTGGTCGGAGATGTAGAGCTCCATCACGTTGCGCCGCAGCTTGGCCAGCCGCGAATTCTGCGTGGTGACCTGCATGCCGTTCTCGACCGGCGTAGTGCAGGAGGCCGGCAGCCCGCGTTTGCCCTCGATCTGCACCGCGCACAGGCGGCAGGAGCCGAATGCCTCGAGATTGTCAGAGGCGCACAGCTTGGGAATGTTGATGTCGGCCAGGGCCGCGGCACGCAGCACCGAGGTACCCTCGGGCACACTGATCTCGGTGCCGTCGATCTCGAGACTGACGAGCGTCCCGGAGAGCCGCGCCGGGGTGCCGTAATCGCGCTCCGGAGAGGCGTGCTTGGGGTCGAAGTATTGCAACATGTCGTACCTCCTCCCGCTCAACGCTGCAGGTCGTCGGGAAAGTGTTTCATCACGCTCTGTACCGGGAACGGCGTCATGCCGCCCATGGCGCACAGGGAGCCGTCTACCATGGTCTCGCAAAGGTCACCCAGCAGCACCAGGTTGGCCTCGCGGTTGTCGCCCGCGCGAATGCGGTCGATCACCTCGACGCCACGCACTGCGCCGATGCGGCAGGGGGTGCACTTGCCGCAGGACTCCACGCTGCAGAACTCCATGGCGAAGCGCGCCTGTTCGGCCATGTCCACCGTGTCGTCGAACATCACCACGCCACCATGGCCGACCCCCGCGCCGACTTCGGCGAAGGCTTCGTAGTCGAGCGGCAGGTCCCACTGGCTTTCGGGCAGGTAGGCGCACAGCGGGCCGCCCACCTGCACCGCGCGCAGTGGGCGTTCGCTCGCGGTGCCGCCGCCAAAGTCCTCCATCAACTCGCGCAGGCTGGTGCCGAAGGCGAGCTCCACCAGCCCGCCGCGCTTGACGTTGCCGGCCAGCTGCAGCGCCAGGGTGCCACGCGAGCGGCCCATGCCGTAGTCGGCATAGGCCGTGGCCCCGCGGCTGAGGATGAAGGGTACAGCGGCCAGCGATAGCACGTTGTTGACTACGGTGGGTTGGCCGAAAAGGCCCTCGAGCGCCGGCAGCGGCGGCTTGAAGCGCACCATGCCGCGTTTGCCCTCGAGGCTCTCGAGCAGCGAGGTCTCCTCGCCGCAGATATAGGCGCCGGCGCCGAGTCGCACCTCGAGATCGAAGCGCCGCCCGCTGCCGAGAATGTCGGCGCCGAGATAGCCGGCGGCCTCGGCGCGGGCGATCGCCTCATTGAAGATCTCATGGGCCAGCGGGTATTCCGAACGCAGGTAGACGTAGCCTTGGGTGGCGCCCACGGCGAGGCCGGCGATGGTCATGCCCTCGATCAGCAGGTAGGGGTCGCACTCCATTACCAGACGATCGGCGAAGGTGCCGGAGTCGCCCTCGTCGGCATTGCACACGATGTATTTCTGCTCGGCCGGTGCACCGAGCACGGTCTGCCACTTGATGCCGGTGGGAAAGGCCGCCCCGCCGCGGCCGCGCAGGCCGGAGGCCTTGACCTCGTCGACGATGGCCTGGGGCTCGCGCCCCAGAGCACGGCGCAGACCACGGAAGCCGTCATGGGCATAGTAGTCGTCGATGGAGAGCGGATCGGTGACGCCGATGCGCGAGAAGGTCAAACGCTGCTGGGCCTGCAGGTAGGGAATCGACTCGGTCGGCCCCTGGCAGAGGGGGGGCATGTTGCTGCCTTCGAGCAGCCCGGCGTCGAACAGGCCGGCCACGTCGCCGGGTTCGACCGGCCCGTAGGCGATGCGCCCCGCGGCGGTCTCGACCTCGACCAGCGGCTCCAGCCAGAACAGTCCACGCGAGCCGTTGCGCACCAGCTCGACTTCGACACCGCGTGCGGCCGCCTCCCCCTGAATGCGGGCGGCGACCTCGTCGGCGCCGAGCGCGAGCGCCGTGGTCTCGCGAGGCACGAAGATCGTGACGCTCATCAGCTCACCTCCAGCACTTGGGTGGTCATCTCGTCGACCAGACGGTCGAATTTCTCGGGCGAGACCCGGCCGTGAATACTGTCGCCGATGCGCAGCGACGGGCCGCAGGCACAGTTGCCCAGGCAGTAGACCGGCTCCAGGGTTATCTCGCGATCGGCGGTGGTCTGATGGTAGTCGATGCCGAGCACTTCCCGCGCGTGCATCTCCAGCGCCCGCGAACCGCGTGCCTGGCACGCCTCGGCACGGCAGATCTGCAGCACATGGCGCCCCGGCGGCGCGGTGCGAAAGTGATGGTAGAAACTGATCACGCCGTGCACCTCGGCACGCGTCAGCTGCAGCGATTCGGCGATGATCGGCACCGCCTCGTGCGGAACATGGCCGCAGCGGTCCTGGATCGCATGCAGGATGGGAAGCAGGGCTCCCGGCTTGTGCTTCAGGGCGTCGATCTCGTCCCGAACCAGTTGGGGGGTCCACGGTTGGAAGGTGCTGTTGAGCATGGCCTGGCCTCGAAGCGAACGTATGGCGCGTATTCCTGCGGTGATACGTTCGAAGCTGCTGGTTACGGTCTAGTTATGTACTACAGTGCATATATTGGTTAGAGTGCCTGCAGCATCACTTGCTCGTGCGTAGTTTTACGTACTTGTGAAGGTAGCAGTCCTGCTTCCGTTGCGAAATATGAAAAACACAGCATATGAAACGCATTAGAATCGAACCGGCCTGGTCGTTCACCGACGAGGCCGGTAACCGCCTGGATCCGCAGCTTTTCGGGCTGCTGCAGGGCATCCATCGCAGCGGCAAGCTGACCGCGGCCGCCGCCGAGGCCGGTATCTCTTACCGCCACGCCTGGAACCTGCTCAACAAGTGGGCGGACTTCTTTGGCGTCGCGCTGGTGGAGATGCAGAAGGGGCGAGGCGCCAGGCTCTCGCCGCTGGGCGACAAGCTGCTTTGGGCACGCCAGCGGGTGGCCGCCCGGCTCGGGCCACAGCTCGAGAGCCTGGGCTCGGAGCTCAACCTTGAACTGCAGCAGCTGTTCGAAGGCGTCGAGCCGGTACTGCGCGTGCACGCCAGCCACGGCTACGCGGTGGCGCTGCTACCCCGGTTCGCCAACGACTTCCAGCTCGACCTGCAGTACTGCAGCCCCCAGGAGGCGCTGGCCGCGCTCAATCGCGGCGCCTGCGACGTGGCCGGCTACCACATGCCGACCTCGGCGACCCGCGGCCCGCTGATGCAGGGCTACCGCCGCCAGTTGCGCCCGCGCAGCCACTGCATCATTCGCTTCATCACTCGCTCCCAGGGGCTCATGGTGCGGCCGGGCAATCCCAAGGACATTGCCGGCCTGGCCGATCTGTCACGCGGCGATGTGCGCTTCATCAACCGCCAGAAGGCCTCGGGCACGCGGGCGCTGCTCGACATCCTGCTGCGCGACGCCGGGCTCTCGTCGCAGCGAATTCCCGGCTTCGAGCTGGAGGAGTACACACACTCCGCGGTGGCCGCCTACATCGCCGCCGGCATGGCCGACGTCGGCTTCGGCGTCGAAGCCGCCGCGCACCAGTTCGGCCTGGCCTTCCTGCCCCTGGCCCAGGAGCACTATCTGCTAGTCTGCCAGCGCAAAAGCCTCGCCGACCCCAGCGTCAGGCACCTGCTCGAGATGATCCGCAGCGAACCGTTCCTGCAAGCCGTCGGCGAGCTGCCCGGCTACTCGCCGAATCGCTGCGGCGAGGTATGCAGCGTCGACGAGCTGTTCGAGGAGGCTCAGCGCGACTAGGCTCCGTCGGCTCAGTACTCGACCACCACGTTACCCAGCGGCTTGCTGCAGCAGGAGAGAATGTAGCCCTCGGCGACATCTTCGTCGGTGATTCCGCCGTTGTGCTCCATGTCGACTTGGCCGGACTTGAGCCCAACTCGGCAGGTGCCGCAGATGCCCATACCGCAGGCCTTGGGAATGTGCAGACCCAGCTTGGAGGCGGCGGCGTGTACCGTCTCGCCCGGTTGAATGCGTACGCTCTTGCCCGAGCCGGAGAACTCGACGCTGAGCATGTCGGCGACATCGATCTCCTCGGCCTCTGCCTCGGCCTGTTCAGCCAGCTCCAACACATCCTCGCGCACATCCAGCGGTGTGGCACCGAAGGACTCCTCATGGTAACGGCTCATGTCGAAGTCGTTATCGCGCAGGATGCGCTTGATCGCGTTCATGTAGGGCGTGGGGCCGCAGCAGAAGATCTCCCGCTCCAGGAAGTCGGGTGCCATCAGTTCCAGCATCGGCTGAGTCAGATACCCGCGATAGCCGGCCCAGGCCTCGCCGACATCGTCTTTTTTCTCGCAAACGATATGCAGCTTGAACTCGGGAATGCGCGAGAACATGTGCACCAGTTCGCGATGGTAGATGACGTCACGGGGAGCACGGGCGCTATGGATGAACTCGACGTCGACGCTGGCGTTGGTGTCGAAAAACCAGCGGGTCATCGACATCAGCGGCGTGATGCCCACGCCGCCGGAGAGGAACAGCACCTTGTCGGCGGGAAAGTCGATCGAGTTGAAGTTGCCCACCGGACCGTGCACCGCCAGCTCGTCGCCGACGTTCATGTTGTCGTGCAGCCAGTTGGAGACCTTGCCGCCCGGCACCCGCTTGACGGAGATCGAGAAGCTGTAAGGGATCGATGGCGAACTGGAGATCGTGTAGGAGCGCATGATCGGTTCGCCATCGATCTCCAGCTCCAGGGTCACGAACTGCCCCGGCTTGAAAAAGAACAGTACCGGCTGCTCGGCCATGAAGCAGAAGGTGCGGACGTCCCAGGTTTCCTGGATCACCTTGACGCATCGCACCTGGTGGCGGCCGTTGGTCCAGGTCTGGGTCGTGACGGGGTTGAGAAAGTTCATGGTCATGTCGTGTCGCCTGGCATTGATCAGCTTGGAAGGGCTCCGACTGCGGAACACCGCCTGCCGTTGAACGAATTTTGCGCCAGGCGGCAAGGCTACGACTTGCCTGACTGCGACATGGGCATACCCATGATTCCCACCGAATGTGTCTTTTCTTCTCCTGCGCGTCGCGCCTGCATCCATGCTTGTCGTCGGCAGACAACTCGGCTTCCGGCAGCTGATCCACACTCGCCGTATTCGTACCCCGGTGCCCTGCACAATGACAATGCCGAACTACGGACGACACCAACAATCCGACCGATGCCGCCGACGCGGCCAGCAATGAGGAAGCTTCCATGGACACTCTCTCCCCAGCCCCCCTGGACGACCCCCTGGATCCGGCGCGGCAAGCCACTGCCGCGATGCTTGCCGAACGCGCGCACAACTTCTCGCTACCCCAGCCCTTCTATAACGATGCCCGGTTGTTCGCCCTGGATATGCAGGAGATCTTCGGCAAGGAGTGGCTGTTCGCCGGCATGACCTGCGAGATCCCCGCCAAGGGCAACTACATGACCCTGCAGGTCGGCGACAACCCGGTGATCCTGGTGCGCGGCGACGGCGGTACGATCCATGCCTTCCACAACGTCTGCCGCCACCGCGGCTCGCGGCTGTGCGTCAGCGACAAGGGCAAGGTCGCAAAGCTGGTCTGCCCCTACCACCAGTGGACCTACGAACTCGACGGCCGCCTGTTGTTCGCCGGTAGCGACATGGGCACGGATTTCGATCTTTCCGCCTACGGCCTCAAGCCGGTCCACGTATGCACCGGTGGCGGTTTCATCTTCATCAGCCTGGCCGAACAGCCGCCGGCCATCGACGACTTCCTGGTCACCCTGGAGCACTATCTCGAGCCCTACGAGATGCCCAACCTCAAGGTCGCCGTGGAGTCGAACATCGTCGAGCAGGCCAACTGGAAGTTGGTGATCGAAAACAATCGCGAGTGTTACCACTGCAACGGCGCCCACCCGGAGCTGCTGAACTCGCTGCAGGAGTTCGACGATACCGACGATCCCCGCGCCACGCCCGCCTACAAGGAGCTTGTGGCGAAGAAGCAGTCCGACTGGGACGGTCAGCAGGTAGCCTGGCAGCTCAAGCGCTTCGGCAAGCGCAACCGGCTGACCCGCACGCCACTGCTGAATGGCGTGGTCTCCATGACCATGGACGGCAAGCCGGCCTGCCGCAAGCTGATGGGCCGCCTGACCAGTCCCGACATGGGCTCGCTGCGCATCCTGCACTTGCCCAACTCCTGGAACCACTTCATGGGCGACCACGCCATCGTGTTCCGCGTGCTGCCGCTGGGGCCACAGGAAACCCTGGTGACCACCAAGTGGCTGGTGCACAAGGATGCCGTGGAAGGCGTCGACTACAATCCCGATGAGATGCGCCGGGTATGGGACGCCACCAACGCCCAGGACAAGCGCCTGGCCGAGGAGAACCAGCGCGGCATCAACTCCCAGGCCTACCAGCCGGGCCCCTACTCGGAAACCTACGAGTTCGGTGTGATCGACTTCATCGACTGGTACAGCGAGCGCATGCAGGAGAATCTGGGCCACAGCGCCCCCCACCTGCAGCTGGTGCGCGGCTAGATTCGCAACTTGCCCCTTCTGGCATCATGAAATCGCCCCCGGCCTAGGCCGGGGGCGATTCGTTCATGCTCACTTTCGGAAGGGGTAATTCGAGCTTCGTGTCTAGTCGAGGGCAGGCCGCAAGTGGCGCTCCAGCGCCTCGCGCACTTCCGGCTGCATGACGCCGGCCTGGGTTTGCAGCTCGGCAACCAGGGCCGACAGACCGGGCAACGCACTGCGTGCGTGCTGCTGCGCGACCAGCCGGGCGCTCTCGTCGGGATCGGCATCGGCAGGCAGGTCGATGCCCAGCGCCACCAGGCGATCACGGAAATCCTCCGCATCGATCAAGTCGGCGTACATCATCTCTTCCACCTCTCACTAGCGTTGGCTGTCGTCCCCTGACTACATTACCCGGCCAGCCCCGAATCAGCTAGACCCGCCCAGCCAGCGCTCAAGTGGCCACGCTGCCTTGGGGTCGATAGCCGAAATGGCTCGCCGCACCGCTTTCTGCGCACCGTCGGCGAGCTCGGGTTCTCCCTTATGCGGGCACGCTGTCGTGGGGGTCGATAACCCGAAATGGCTCGCCGCACCGCTTTCTGCGCACCGCCGGCGAACTCGGGTTCTCCCTTATGCGGGCACGCTGTCGTGGGGGTCGATGACGAATTTCTTCGCTGCACCGCCGTCGAAGTCGGCGTAGCCCTGCGGGGCCTGATCCAGAGTGATCATCTGCACGTTGACCGCATCGGCGATCTTGACCTTCTCGAACAGGATCGCCTGCATCAGCGGACGGTGATACTTCATCACCGGGCACTGGCCGGTATGGAAGGAGTGGGATTTGGCCCAACCCAGGCCAAAGCG encodes:
- a CDS encoding formate dehydrogenase beta subunit, translating into MSVTIFVPRETTALALGADEVAARIQGEAAARGVEVELVRNGSRGLFWLEPLVEVETAAGRIAYGPVEPGDVAGLFDAGLLEGSNMPPLCQGPTESIPYLQAQQRLTFSRIGVTDPLSIDDYYAHDGFRGLRRALGREPQAIVDEVKASGLRGRGGAAFPTGIKWQTVLGAPAEQKYIVCNADEGDSGTFADRLVMECDPYLLIEGMTIAGLAVGATQGYVYLRSEYPLAHEIFNEAIARAEAAGYLGADILGSGRRFDLEVRLGAGAYICGEETSLLESLEGKRGMVRFKPPLPALEGLFGQPTVVNNVLSLAAVPFILSRGATAYADYGMGRSRGTLALQLAGNVKRGGLVELAFGTSLRELMEDFGGGTASERPLRAVQVGGPLCAYLPESQWDLPLDYEAFAEVGAGVGHGGVVMFDDTVDMAEQARFAMEFCSVESCGKCTPCRIGAVRGVEVIDRIRAGDNREANLVLLGDLCETMVDGSLCAMGGMTPFPVQSVMKHFPDDLQR
- a CDS encoding formate dehydrogenase subunit gamma, which produces MLNSTFQPWTPQLVRDEIDALKHKPGALLPILHAIQDRCGHVPHEAVPIIAESLQLTRAEVHGVISFYHHFRTAPPGRHVLQICRAEACQARGSRALEMHAREVLGIDYHQTTADREITLEPVYCLGNCACGPSLRIGDSIHGRVSPEKFDRLVDEMTTQVLEVS
- a CDS encoding substrate-binding domain-containing protein, which produces MKRIRIEPAWSFTDEAGNRLDPQLFGLLQGIHRSGKLTAAAAEAGISYRHAWNLLNKWADFFGVALVEMQKGRGARLSPLGDKLLWARQRVAARLGPQLESLGSELNLELQQLFEGVEPVLRVHASHGYAVALLPRFANDFQLDLQYCSPQEALAALNRGACDVAGYHMPTSATRGPLMQGYRRQLRPRSHCIIRFITRSQGLMVRPGNPKDIAGLADLSRGDVRFINRQKASGTRALLDILLRDAGLSSQRIPGFELEEYTHSAVAAYIAAGMADVGFGVEAAAHQFGLAFLPLAQEHYLLVCQRKSLADPSVRHLLEMIRSEPFLQAVGELPGYSPNRCGEVCSVDELFEEAQRD
- a CDS encoding hybrid-cluster NAD(P)-dependent oxidoreductase — protein: MTMNFLNPVTTQTWTNGRHQVRCVKVIQETWDVRTFCFMAEQPVLFFFKPGQFVTLELEIDGEPIMRSYTISSSPSIPYSFSISVKRVPGGKVSNWLHDNMNVGDELAVHGPVGNFNSIDFPADKVLFLSGGVGITPLMSMTRWFFDTNASVDVEFIHSARAPRDVIYHRELVHMFSRIPEFKLHIVCEKKDDVGEAWAGYRGYLTQPMLELMAPDFLEREIFCCGPTPYMNAIKRILRDNDFDMSRYHEESFGATPLDVREDVLELAEQAEAEAEEIDVADMLSVEFSGSGKSVRIQPGETVHAAASKLGLHIPKACGMGICGTCRVGLKSGQVDMEHNGGITDEDVAEGYILSCCSKPLGNVVVEY
- a CDS encoding aromatic ring-hydroxylating oxygenase subunit alpha; the protein is MDTLSPAPLDDPLDPARQATAAMLAERAHNFSLPQPFYNDARLFALDMQEIFGKEWLFAGMTCEIPAKGNYMTLQVGDNPVILVRGDGGTIHAFHNVCRHRGSRLCVSDKGKVAKLVCPYHQWTYELDGRLLFAGSDMGTDFDLSAYGLKPVHVCTGGGFIFISLAEQPPAIDDFLVTLEHYLEPYEMPNLKVAVESNIVEQANWKLVIENNRECYHCNGAHPELLNSLQEFDDTDDPRATPAYKELVAKKQSDWDGQQVAWQLKRFGKRNRLTRTPLLNGVVSMTMDGKPACRKLMGRLTSPDMGSLRILHLPNSWNHFMGDHAIVFRVLPLGPQETLVTTKWLVHKDAVEGVDYNPDEMRRVWDATNAQDKRLAEENQRGINSQAYQPGPYSETYEFGVIDFIDWYSERMQENLGHSAPHLQLVRG